CGGCGCTTTCATTCAACGAACTCATTGGTTCGAACCTTTTTCGAGAGAGGCGAAATAGCCCGGTCTGTAGGTGACGGGAAGGAATTTCCGGTAAAATTCCTCAAAGTTCTTTTCCGGGTCGAGATCGGCAAAAAGATCGGGATGGAACCACTTGGCGAATTGCTGGATCGGCAGGAACTCGTAGGGAGCGCCATAGAACTGGTGCCAGACGGCGTGGACATTGCCCTGCTTTACAGCCTTCAGTTCCGGAAACGGCGTGCGCGTCATCAGACCGGCCAGCCGCTCGCGCGAAAGCGCCATATCTGCGCCTAGCCCAAGGGGAACGAACTGGTTGATGTCGGATTCCGCCGCCCAGTTGGAACCGGTCACGATGACATGATCGGGATCGGCGACAACCAGCTGCTCGGGATTGAGATCGCCGAAGGTCGTCTTGATGATACCATCAGCAATATTGTGACCGCCGGCGAGATCGACCATTGCGCCGAAATTGGCCGGGCCGAAGGTGCGGCAGCAATTGTTCTCACCGGAAATGCCGGGCGAGCGCTCGATGAAGACGCTCGGACGCTTCAAATCCTTGACGCTCGTTATCCGATCGGTCACGCGGGCGATTTCCGCGCGGCGATAAGCGATGAATTCCTTGGCGCGCTCTTCAGCGCCGAACAGTTTTCCAAGGATTTCAATCGAAGCTTCACTGTTCTTGTCGGGATCGATGCGGAAATCGAGATAGACGATCTTGATGCCGGCGGCGGCGGCCTTTTCTTCGAAGCCGCTTTCCTTGGCGGTTTTTTCCGTTTCCAGATTGAGGGTAATGACATCAGGCGAGAGGGTGATCGCCGTTTCCAGGCTGAAGTCGCCCTGCGGCAGATAACCGAAACGCGGCAGTTTTTCGATCTGCGGAAAACGTTTCACATAGGCCGTGTAGCTGTCGGGGTCTTTCTTCAGAAGATCGTCACGCCAGCCGACGATATTGTCGAAAGTCTCGTCGCCCTTGAGGGCTGCGA
This portion of the Agrobacterium tumefaciens genome encodes:
- a CDS encoding ABC transporter substrate-binding protein — protein: MRLNALRHLAMLVFSLLAVPALAVEITDVTGRKIELDLPAKRVLVGEARQIHVIAALKGDETFDNIVGWRDDLLKKDPDSYTAYVKRFPQIEKLPRFGYLPQGDFSLETAITLSPDVITLNLETEKTAKESGFEEKAAAAGIKIVYLDFRIDPDKNSEASIEILGKLFGAEERAKEFIAYRRAEIARVTDRITSVKDLKRPSVFIERSPGISGENNCCRTFGPANFGAMVDLAGGHNIADGIIKTTFGDLNPEQLVVADPDHVIVTGSNWAAESDINQFVPLGLGADMALSRERLAGLMTRTPFPELKAVKQGNVHAVWHQFYGAPYEFLPIQQFAKWFHPDLFADLDPEKNFEEFYRKFLPVTYRPGYFASLEKGSNQ